Proteins encoded in a region of the Elaeis guineensis isolate ETL-2024a chromosome 7, EG11, whole genome shotgun sequence genome:
- the LOC105047985 gene encoding zinc transporter 7: protein MSFFEDLEPWFYLTRFRDQLSVLSETMSASMATASCTDDAADECRDDVAALRLKMVAIVTILVAGVTGVAIPLVGRKRRFLRTDGGLFVFAKAFAAGVILATGFVHMLHDAQSALTDPCLPKSPWRRFPFSGFVAMMAALGTLVVDFVGTQFYERKHREEAIGVKAATSAAVTATTSAEEGITVISVLPEPEAAADNVKSPMHIVGMHAHAAAHRHSHPHENGACDGPARRERGPGHAHEDEDEGVGEVSSHVRHVVVSQILELGIVSHSVIIGLSLGVSRSPCTIRPLIAALSFHQFFEGFALGGCISQAQFRNLSAALMACFFAITTPAGIGVGAGVASFYNANSPRALVVEGILDSISAGILVYMALVDLIAADFLSRRMSCNIRLQVASYMALLLGACSMSALAIWA, encoded by the exons ATGTCTTTCTTTGAG GATCTTGAGCCCTGGTTCTACCTCACTCGCTTCCGCGACCAACTGAGCGTTTTATCTG AAACCATGTCGGCGTCGATGGCAACGGCGAGCTGCACCGACGACGCGGCGGATGAGTGCCGCGATGACGTGGCGGCGCTGCGGCTGAAGATGGTAGCAATAGTGACGATCCTTGTGGCGGGGGTGACGGGGGTGGCGATCCCCTTGGTGGGGCGCAAGCGGCGGTTCCTGCGCACGGACGGCGGCCTCTTTGTCTTCGCCAAGGCTTTCGCGGCCGGTGTCATCCTCGCAACGGGGTTCGTCCACATGCTCCACGACGCCCAGTCGGCGCTGACGGATCCCTGCCTCCCTAAGTCGCCATGGCGGCGATTCCCTTTCTCCGGCTTCGTGGCAATGATGGCGGCGCTCGGGACCCTCGTGGTCGACTTCGTCGGGACCCAGTTCTACGAGCGGAAGCACCGGGAAGAGGCCATTGGGGTCAAGGCAGCCACCTCGGCGGCGGTTACGGCGACGACATCGGCCGAGGAGGGTATCACCGTAATCTCAGTCTTGCCGGAGCCGGAGGCGGCGGCGGACAACGTCAAGAGCCCGATGCATATTGTCGGGATGCACGCCCACGCGGCGGCGCACCGGCATAGCCACCCGCACGAGAACGGGGCGTGCGACGGCCCTGCACGGCGGGAGCGTGGCCCTGGCCACGCCCACGAGGACGAGGACGAGGGCGTGGGCGAGGTTTCTTCTCATGTGCGCCACGTGGTCGTATCCCAG ATACTGGAACTAGGAATCGTGTCCCACTCGGTGATCATTGGGTTGTCCCTCGGTGTCTCCCGGAGTCCGTGCACCATAAGGCCACTCATTGCAGCCTTATCCTTCCACCAATTCTTCGAAGGCTTCGCACTGGGAGGATGCATCTCCCAG GCGCAGTTCAGGAACTTGTCGGCGGCGCTGATGGCATGCTTCTTTGCGATCACGACGCCGGCCGGCATTGGCGTCGGCGCGGGTGTTGCGTCGTTCTACAACGCCAATAGCCCGAGGGCGCTGGTGGTGGAGGGGATACTGGACTCGATCTCCGCCGGCATTCTCGTCTACATGGCGTTGGTTGATCTAATCGCGGCGGATTTTCTTAGCCGGAGGATGAGCTGCAATATTAGGCTTCAGGTGGCGTCTTACATGGCCCTTCTTCTTGGCGCTTGCTCCATGTCCGCCCTTGCAATCTGGGCTTGA